The genomic interval TGCGGCAGGTCGGACGTCCAGCGGGTGGCGCGCAGGAGGTCGAAGACGAGCTGCAGGAACGTGATGCCCGGCACCCAGCGCAGCCCGTCCGGGCCGCCGTCCTCGTGCAGGCGCTCGTCGAGCCACTCCGGTCGCCGCCACAGGACGTCGAAGCCGCTGAACAGCACGACCGGGTCGACCCGCCGGTCCAGGAACGCGAAGCGCAGCGCGCGGGCGGCGGCCGGGTCGGCGTCGAGCAGCTCCCGTGTGGAGACGAGCGCGACCCGCTCGTCGCGGGGCACCCGGTCCTTCTGGAACGCGCGGCGCAGCCCGGAGAAGAACGGCGTGCCCGCCCACAGGGCGCGGTCGACCCCGGCGGCGTCGAGCGCGGCGACCCCACCGTCCTTGAAGACCTCCTGGCTGGCCCACGCGCCGAGGCTCTCGCCGTAGACGACGACCTCCGGGCGGTGCGGCCGGTCCGCCAGCCGGGCGGCGAGCTCGGCCAGCACGGCGCGGTGCGTGTCGCGCGCGACCGGCACCTTGAACGGCATCGCGAGCGTCGGGCGGTCCCAGTACTGGACGCAGACGCTCGCCACGTCGCCGCGGCAGAGCACCTCCTCGGCGTCCAGCGGCACGGGGTTGACGAACCCGCGCAGGGTCGCCGACCAGACGACGACCCGCCCGCGGTCCAGGCCGCCGAGCCGCTCGAGCTCGTCGATCGCGAGCCGCGCGCGCTCCTGCACGGTCGGGGCGCTGCCGACGCCGACGAACACCCGGACGGGATCGACCGCCGGGCCCCCGTCGGGCCGAAGCGCGCGGATGTCCGCGGCGGGGACCGCGCAGGCGAGGAACCGCGTGCCCTCGAAGTCCAGGCCCTCGCGCGGGACGGCGCTCCCGGCGCCGCCGGAGACGGTGGGCAGGAACGTGCCGCCCACGGGCGGGTAGGCGGTCATCCGCGGTCGCTGGCGGCGCGGGTCGGTGCGCTTCCACGCCCACCAGCCGCTCGCGCCGAGCGCGACCGCGCCCGCGAGCGCCACCCGGTCGACCGGCTCGCGTCGCTCGCGGACGGGGGCGAGCGCTCCGAGCAGCGCGCCGATCCCGGCGACGCGGGCGCCCGTGCCGACCGCGGCGACGAGGTCCGACGGGCTGGACGGCAGCTCCGCGAGGGTCGCGGCGGCCCCGATCCCGGCGACCGCCAGCCGGGCCTCGGACTCGCTGCCCAGCCGCTCGGCCAGGCGCAGCACCGCGACCTCCGTCACCGCGCCCGCCCCGGCGCCGAGGACCACCGCGCCGGCCGTCACGGCCGCCTGGTCGCGGCGGCGACGGCGCAGCAGCGACGGCGTGAAGGAGGCGGCGAGCGCGACCGCGGCCATGATCCGCGCGGTGTCGCGGCGCTCGAAGGTGGTGCTCACGGCCGCGATGCTGCCACAGGACGCGGCGCCGGCGGTTAGCCTCCGCCGAACGCCGGCGTTCACCCGGTGTTCACCCCGGTCCCCCGCCTTCTCTGACAGGTTCCCGCGCCCGTGAGCGATCTCTCCTCCCCCGTCACCCGCCGCACCGTGGTCGGCGGCGCCCTCGCCACCGGCGGCGCCGTGCTGCTCGGCGGCCCTGCCGCGCTCGCCGCGAAGCCGCCGCGCCGCCGCATCCGCGAGCCGCTGCTCACCGACGGCGACTTCCACCTCGGGGTCGGCTCGGGCTTCCCGGGCACCGACGAGATCACCCTGTGGACGCGCGTCGAGGGCGTCGAGCGCAACAGCCGCGTCCGCCTGGAGGTCGCCCGCGATCCCGACTTCCGCCGCACGGTGCTGCGCCGCGACGTGCGCGTGCCCGTCGTGCGCGACGCGACCGTCCACGCGCGGCTGAAGGGCGGGCCGCTGCGGCCCGGCGAGGAGTACTACTACCGCTTCACCACGCGGCGGACCGCGTCGGACGTCGGCCGCTTCCGCACCGCGCGCCCGGCCGACTCACGCGAGCCGGTGCGGATCGGGTTCTTCTCCTGCCAGGACTACCAGGCGGGCTACTACCCGGCGCACGCGGCGCTCGCCGCGCAGGACGACCTCGACCTCGTCGTCTGCCTGGGCGACTACGTCTACGAGCAGACCTTCTACGACGGCCCCGCCGACCGCAAGGACACGCTCGGCGCGGCGAAGGACGGCTTCGTCCTGACGCTCCCCGAGTGGCGGGAGAAGTACCGCCTCTACAAGGCCGACCCGAACCTCCGCAAGCTCCACGCGGCGCACCCGTTCATCGCGATCTGGGACGACCACGAGGTCGAGGACAACTACGCCGGGGAGCGGCGCGACACCGCCAAGGGCCAGGACGCCCCGTACGACATCCGCGAGCGGCGCCGCAACGGCTACCTCGCGTTCTTCGAGTACATGCCGCGGCTGCGCGCCAAGCCGGTCGACTTCCGCATCTACGGCAGCGTGCCGCTCGGCGCCACCGCCGAGCTGTTCCTGCTCGACCAGCGTCAGTACCGCGACCCGCAGGCGTGCACGGGCCAGATCGTCGTGCCGTGCCCGGACGCCGAGACGGGACGGCGCACGTTCCTCGGGGCCGAGCAGAAGGCGTGGTTCAAGCGCGCGGTCACCGACTCGCGGGCGCAGTGGAAGGTCGTCGCCAACCAGCTGATGATCATGGCCGTCGACTCGGTCCCCGGCACGACCATCAACGTCGACGCGTGGGACGGCTACGGCGCGGAGCGGCGCGAGATCCTCGAGCACTTCCGGGCCCGCGGCGTGCGGGACCTGACGTTCATCACCGGGGACATCCACACGTTCTTCGCGGGGACGGTCCACACCAACGGCCGCGCGAACACGCCGGCGGTCGGGACGGAGTTCGTCGGCGGCTCGATCACCTCGCTCGGGTTCGAGGACATCATCCCCGAGGCCACCGCGCGCGAGACGATCAAGGCGGCGCTGCGCACCACCAACCCGCACATCTCCTACGCGGACTTCCAGCACCGCGGCTTCGGTCGGCTGGAGGCCCGCACCGACGGGCTGCGCGTGGAGTACCACTCCGTCGACGCGCAGGACCCGGCCGCCCGGCCGGTGCGGCAGGCCGCGTTCTCGGTCGCGCCGGGCGACACGACCGTGCGCCCGGCCTGACCTCCGCGGCGCGGCTCAGGGGCGGCGCAGCGCGATCGTGCGCGTGCGCCGGACGCCGCGCAGCACGAACCGCACGGTCAGGGTGCGCGCCCCGGGCGCGACCCGCACGGTGACCGCCCGGCCGCTGCGGACCGTCCGCCCGCCCGGGAGGACGAGGCGCCGCGTCACGCTGCGGCGGGTCCCGTCGGCGGCGAGCAGCACCAGCCGCGGCGTGAACCGCACGAAGCCGCCGCGGACGGTCACGCGCGACGGCGTGAGCAGCACGCGCGGCGCGGTCGGGCCGTCGGCGGGCGTCGCCGCCGCGCCGGCGGCGGGGACGGGCGCGAGCGCGGCGCCGGTGACGCGCGCGGACGGCAGCTCGGCGATCACCCCGTCGAAGCCGACGCTGAAGAGGCGCCCGGCGGAGAAGCCGCTGCGCCCGTGCCCGAACGCGACGGCGCTCGGGGTGCGCAGCCCGGTGGCGATCGTGCAGAACCGCGGCGCGGCCGTGTCGACCCGCCAGACCTCCCCCGGGACCTGGGCGGCGACGTAGAGCCGGTCGGCGCCGTCGATCGTCATGCCGTCGAGGCCGGCGGCGATCCCGTCCGGCGGCGGGGTGGCGAAGGTCCGCACCTGCGAGGAGTCGCGCAGGTCGATCCGCGTGATCGCCGCGGGCTGGAAGGTCTGGGCGGCGTAGAGGTGGCGCTGCGCACGGTCGATCGCCAGGCCGTTGGCGCTGAACACGGACGCCCAGCGCAGCTGGACGGTGCCGTCGGGGCCGACGCGGTCGATGCCGAACCCGACGTCGCTGGAGGCGTACACGGCGCCGTCGTCCGCGCGCACGATCCCGTTGACCATCTGCAGGCCGGAGGCGACGGTCTCGACCACGCGCGTGGTCGGGTCGACGCGCAGCAGCCGGGCGACCGGTCGCAGGTTGCCCTGGAGGCCGGGCACGAGCCCGTCGCCCTGGCCGACGAGGATCCGGCCGCGCTCGTCGATCGCGAGCCCGCCGGGCGCGTCGATGCCGCTGGCGATCGTCTCGGGTGCCGCTCCGGGCGCGTCGAGGCGGCGCAGCTCGCGGGCGGTCGTGTCCGTGTAGTAGAGGCGCCCGTCGGCGTCGACGATCGCCGACTCGAGCACCCCCTGCCCGGTGAGGACCGGGGTCGCGGGCGCGGCGCCCTCGGGGCAGCGGTCGATCGCCTGCGCGGCCGGGGTGGCGAGCGCCAGCAGGCCGGCGGTGGCGAGGAGCGACCGGCGGACGGTGCGGATCGGGGTCATCGGGCCTCCACGTAGAGGGACTGGGCGCTCGTGCCGAGCGCGCCGTGGAGGTCGGAGAGCCGCGAGGCGGCCAGCCCGATCCCGGCGCCGTCGATCACCGTGCGGGCGTCGAGCTGCACCCACTCCCCCACGGGCTCGCGCTGGAGCTGCACGGTCAGGTCGGTGTTGACGAACAGGTGGGTGCGGAAGTCCAGGGCGCTCGAGACGCCGTTGCCGAAGTCCGCGGCCATCGCGACGAGCGCCAGCGGCGAGGCCGCCTCGTCGTCGACGAGCGGCCGGGCGGCACGGAACCAGGTGACCGCGGGACCGGGCTCCAGGAAGTCCCCGTGCACGAACCGCAGCTCCATGCCCGTGACGCCGAAGCCGGTGTCCGCCTCCCCCATCGGGACCATCGGCGCGAGCGGGTGCGCGAGCGGGTCGGGGCCGCCGGGGACCTCGGCGGGGCCGGTCGCGCGCGCCGCGTCGGGGACCGGGACGGGCGGGTCGGCGACGCGGTGGCGCACCGCTCGCGCCCGCAGCACGACGGGGCCGCCCGCGACCGCGAGCTGCGCCTCGACGAGCTGGAAGCGACGGCCCGGCTTGACCAGCGCGGCGGAGACGGTCAGCGGGGCGAGCGGGACGGGACCGAGGAACTCGTAGGCGAGCCGCAGGACCGCCATGCGCGTCCCGTCGGTGCCGGAGGGCACCGCGGCGATCTCCCGGGCGAGCAGGCCGGCGGGCGCGCCGCCGTGGAGCTGCGCGTCGTCCCACGGGCCGCGGGCGTGCCCGGACGGCACGTAGGTGCCGCCCTCACGCGTGAAGATCGGCTCGGTCACGCGTCCTGCGCGCCGAGGGCCTTGCGGCGCATCGACCACATCTGGGCCGAGCGCTCCATCTCCAGCGCCGCGCCCCAGGGCAGCGCGGGCGGCCCGAGCTCGGTGCGCAGGGACAGCGTGGTGCGGCGCGCGAGCTCCGGGTCGCGGGCGGGGACGGCGGCGAGCTCGAGTGCCCGCGCGTCGACCGCGTCGGCGTCGAGCGCCTCGTAGGCGAGCCCGGCGGCGACGGCCTGCTCGCCGGTGATGCGCTCGCCGAACAGCGCCAGTGCCGCGGTCGTCTCCCTCGCTCCGGTGCGGCCGAGCAGCACGCCGTGCCCACCGCCGGGGTGCAGCCCGATCGGGATGAAGCCGGAGGCGAGCTTCGCGTCGCGGGCGACGATCCGCAGGTCGGTCGCGAACGCGAGGTTCATGCCCGCGCCGACGGCGCCGCCGTGGATCGCGGCGATCGTCGGGACCTGCAGCTCCCCGACGCGGTGGAACGCCCGGTAGATCGTGCCCATGCCGGTGAACGCGTCGGGCGCCGCCGGGTCCTCCCCGGCGCGGGCGAGCGTCGCGCGCTCGCCGCCGGCGCAGAAGTAGCCGCCCGCGCCACGGACGACGACCGCGCCGACGGTCGGGTCCGCGTCGAGCTCCTCGCAGGTGTCGATCATGGCCCGGGCCATGGCGATGGTGAGGGCGTTGCGGCGGTCGGGGGCGTCGAGCGTGAGGACGGCGACGCCACCGTGGCGCTCGAGGGTCAGGTCGGTGAGCGGGCTCATCGCCCGGGACGCTATCCGCTGAGCAGGTCTTCCACGGTGCCGCCGCGTCGCTCGCGTCGGACGACGAGCCGCAGGCCCGACCAGGTCGCGTCGACGGCGCAGACCTTCGTGTCCACGAGGCCGTGCGGCAGTGCGATCTCGCGGACGACGTCCTCGGTGACGTCGGTGGGGACCTTCGAGGCCCGCTTGGGCCAGCAGACCCACCAGGCGCCCGCGGGGAAGATCGTCCGGGTGACCGGCTCGCGGTCGGCCTCGAGCCGGGCGCGCTCGGTGCGGAAGGTCAGCACGACGTCCGCTGCGGGCACGAGCGTCGCGTGCAGGCGGACGTCGGCGGGGAGCGGCCCGAGCCCGTGCTCGACGAACCCGGCGGGCGCGTCGAGCACGCAGACGACGTGCCCGGCCTTGATGGCGAGCTTCTGGGCGAGTGGGCGACCGGAGTACCCGGCCGGGGTGGTGCTCATCGCACCGTGCGCGCGAGGTCGGCGATGACCTTCGAGAGCCGCCCGCCGGACCAGGCGATCGGGCTCTCCCCCTCCTCCTCGACGACGAGCTCGGCGCCGGGGATCGTGTCCGCGTAGGCGATCGCCACCGCCAGCGGGTGGCCGGGATCGGCGCTGTCCTGGTCGCCGACGACGACGGTCGGCGCCCCGATCCAGCCGAGGTCGGCGAGCGTGTCGAACGGTGCCGAGCGCGGGACGGCGCGCAGCGCGTCGGCGAGCGCGTCGGGGTGCTCGTGGCGGGACAGCCGCTGCTCCAGCACCTTCAGGACGGTCTCGCGCCACTCGGGCTTCACGCCGGGGTCGCCGTAGGCGGCGACGAACCCCTCCACCCCGCCGCTGCGCAGGCCCTCGGAGAGGCGGTCCCAGCGCGCGAGGTCCTTCGTGCGCGACGCCTCGGGGGCGGCGCCGTCGTGTGCCGGGGTGATCAGCACGAGCCCGGCGACGCGGTCGGGGTGGTCCAGCGCGAACCGCAGCGCGGTGTGCGCGCCCATCGACGCCCCGGCGAGGACGGCGCGGTCGAGGCCGGCCTCGTCCATCACGCGGCCGAGGTCCTCGGCGAGCAGCGGGTACGTGTAGGCGTCCGGGGACGGTGCGGGATCCGACGCCCCGTGGCCGCGCGCGTCGTAGGCGACGACCCGGAAGCCGCCGCGCTCGAGCGCCCGCGAGCCGTGCACGACGTAGCGGTGCGTGGCGGTGAGGCCGTGCAGCAGGACGACGGCGGGGCCGTCGCCCGCCGAGACGACGTGGAGGTCCGGACCGGGCATCACCGCAGCGTAGTCTGCAGGCATGACCGTGATCGACGTGACGGAGGCGACCTTCCAGGCGGAGGTCCTCGAGCGCTCCGCGACGACCCCGGTGGTCGTCGACTTCTGGGCCGAGTGGTGCGGGCCGTGCCGGCAGCTCGGGCCGATCCTCGAGCGCGAGACCGCCAAGCACGACGGGCAGGTCGTGCTCGCGAAGATCGACACCGACGCCAACCCGGGGATCTCGCAGAGCTTCCAGATCCAGGGCATCCCGGCGGTCAAGGCGTTCCGCGACGGGCAGGTCGTCGACGAGTTCGTCGGCGCGCAGAGCCCGGCGATCGTCGAGCGGTTCTTCCGCAAGCTCGTGCCGTCGGAGGCGGACGCGCTGGCGCGCAGCGGCGACGAGGCGGACCTGCGCCGGGCCCTCGAGCTCGAGCCGGGTCGCGCCGACGCGGCGCTCGCGCTCGGCGGGCTGCTGCACCGTCGCGGCGATGCGCAGGAGGCGCTCGGGATCCTCGAGCAGGTCCGCGGCAACTTCGCGGCCGAGGGGCTGGCCGCGCGGATCCGGCTCGAGCAGGACCCGGGCCCGCTGGAGCTCGACGCCGCGTGGGCGGCGCTGGACGGCGGCGACCCCGAGACGGCGCTCACCGCGCTGCTGGAGGGCATGGCGGTCGCGCCCGACCGCAAGGACGACCTGCGGCAGGCCGTCATCGGGATCCTCGACCCGCTCGGGGTCGACCACCCGCTGGCGCGCGACGGCCGCCGCCGGCTCGCCGCCGCGCTGTACTAGCGCGCCGGGGCCGCCCGCTCAGGCCGGGTTGGTGGCGCCCGCGCAGTGCGCGGTGACGAGCGCGGCGGTCTGCTCGGGCCGCTCCCACCAGAACAGGTGCCCGACGTCCGCGAACCGCTCGAGGTGCGCCCCGGGGATCGCGTCGGCGATGAGGACGCCGTTGGCGACCGGGAGCATCAGGTCGGCGTCGCCGTGGACGACGAGCGTCGGGGCGGTGATGGCGCCGAGCCGGGCGAGCGTGTCGTGCGCCCCGATTGCCTGCATCTGCAGCATGATCGTCGCGATCGGGGCGGGCGTGGCCGTCGCCATCGCCAGGAACGCGGGCCAGTGCGCCTCGTCGGCCGCGAACGCCGGGGAGACGTTGATCTCGTAGCCGGTGCGGATCGCGCGCTCGCGGTCCCCGGACATCATGCCCTCGGACAGCCGCTGGATCGTCTCGGGCGCGGCGAGCGACGCGCCCTCCCCGCCGCTGTAGGTGCAGCCGAGGGTCAGCGAGCGCACGCGCTCGGGGGCCTTCAGTGCGAGCTCCTGCGCGACCATGCCGCCCATCGAGATGCCCATGACGTGCGCGGAGGCGTGGCCGAGCGCGTCGAGCAGCGCGAGCGCGTCGTCGGCGAGGTCGACGATCGAGAACGGCTCGGCCGCCGGGTCGGAGCGGCCGATCCCACGGTGGTCGTAGGAGATCGTGGCGAGCGCGGGATCGAGGGCGGACAGGAACGGCTCGCCCCAGGAGGCGTGCGTGCCGCTCATGCCCTGGATCAGCAGCAGCGGGTCGCCGCTGCCGCGCTGCACGACGTGGAGGGTCCGGTCGCCGATCGGGATGCGCTCGCTCATGCGGCAGACCCTAGACCTCGAGCGCGAGCTGGTCGCCGCGGCCCGCGTTGGCGGCGGCCTCGTGCGCGAACGACGCCATGCGCACGCCGAGCAGGCGGACCGGCCGGGCGGGCGCGTAGGCGCGCAGGAGCTCGACGGCGACGCCCGCGACGCGGTCGGGCTCGGCGGTGTACTCGGGGATCGTGCGCGCCCGCGTGACGGTCGTCCAGTCGTCGAGCCGGACCTTGATGGCGATCGTGCGGGCGCGGCGGTCCTGGCGGGTCAGGCCGTCGCAGAGCTCGGCGGCCATGCGGCGCAGGTGCTCCTCCATCTCGTGGGGCTCTCGCACGTCGACGTCGAAGGTCCGCTCGCGGGACTCGCTGACGGCGATGCGCTCCTCGCTGACCGGCGCGTCGTCGAGGAACGCGCCGCGCCGTCGCAGCCAGGGGCCCTGGTTGGTGCCGAAGCGGTCGGCGAGGATCTCGTCGGGCGTCGCGGCGAGCTGCGCGAGCGTCTCGATGCCCAGCGCGGCGAGCCGCTCCACGGTCTTCGGCCCGATGCCGGGCACGAGGCCGGGCGAGGCGTCCGCGAACCGCCGGACGGCCTCCTCGCGCTCGAGCACGAGGAAGCCGCGCGGCTTCTCGGCGTCCGAGGCGACCTTCGCGACGAGCTTGCTCGGCCCGATGCCCACGGACGCGCTGAGCCCGGTGGTCTCGCGGATGCGCTGGACGAGGCGGCGCATCTCGGCCTTCGGCGAGAACAGGCCCGTGAGGTCGAGGTACGCCTCGTCGAGCCCGACGACCTCGACGGTGTCGACGGTCGCCCGGACGAGGGCCATCACCGTCCGGGAGGCGGCCCGGTAGGCCTCGAAGTCCGGTGGCACGAGCACCGCGTCGGGGCACAGGCGCCGGGCCTGCGCGGTCGGCATCGCCGAGCCGACGCCGAAGCGGCGCGCCTCGTAGCTGGCGGTGGTGACGACCGCGCGCGGACCGTCACCGCTGACGATGACCGGCAGGCCGCGCAGCTCGGGGCGGCGCTGCAGCTCGACCGACGCGTAGAACGCGTCGATGTCCAGGTGGGCGATCCGGCGGCTCACGTCGCCGCCGATGGTACGCCGCGGACCCGACGGGATGCGAACACACGTACGTGTCCCCGTTCCCGTCGGGTCCGGCCGGGTCGCCCCGGCCCGGCGGTCAGACGGTCGAGAGGACCGTGCCGGTGGAGCCGAAGCCCAGCGCGCGCTTGGTCGCGCCGGTGAGGTCGTACTCGCGCCCGCCGACGTAGGGGCCGCGGTCGATGACGGGCACGGTGACGCTGCGCCCGCGCAGGCGGAAGGTGACCTTCGTGCCGCACGGCAGCGACTTGTGCGCGACGCCGAGGGTGCCGTAGCCGAGCGTCTGGCCGCAAGCCGTGCGCCCGCCGTAGAACCCCGGGCCGTACCAGGACACGAAGACGCGCCGGTAGACGTTGAGCCGTCCGAGCGTGCGACGCGTGGCGGTGGTGGCGCGGTCGGCGCCGACGCGCACGCGCATCGACATGCGCCCGATCCGCGCGGTCCGCCAGGACAGCGCGTAGCGGCCACCACGCGAGGTGGCGTCGCGGTCGACCGTGCGCCACGTGCCGCCGCGGCGCACCTGCAGGCGCACGACGCGGCCGGCGGCGGCCGGTAGGACGGTGCCGGAGACGGTCGCGGCGCGGCCCGCGACGACGTCGCGGCGGACCTTGGTGGTCCGCAGCGCGGCGGCGACGCGGACGGCGAGCTCGCGGCTCGTCGTGGGCGCGGCGGCCGTGGGGCCGGCGGCGACGGCGGTGGCGGGCCGGCCGGCGAGCACGACGCGCAGCGCGCCGTTGCGGCGCACCGTGGCGCGCAGGCGGTAGCGCCCGGCCTTGTCGGTCTCGTCCTGGGCGACGGCGCTCCACTGGCCGCCGCGCGGGCGGTACTCGAGCACGACGGGCTGGACGGTGCCGCTCTGGGCGATCCGCCCGCTGACGGTCACGCGGGAGCCGTAGCGGACGTGGGAGTCGTGGAGCGAGGCGGAGACGGGCGCGGCGCTGGCGGTTGCCTGCGGCGCGGTCGTCTGAGGGGACTGCGCGGACGCCGTGGCGGGCACCACGGCGAGGGACAGCGCGCCCGCGGCCGTGACGGCGCGGGAACGCGAGACGGACGGCTTCATCGCCGTTGACCTCCTGCGAAACGCTTCTGCCGCCTACGGGGTTAGCTGTCGGGCTCGCAGCCCGCCGGGAGCGCTTCTGACGCTCCTCGACAGGACGCTACGGCTGCATCAGCGGCCGATTCGCCCCAGCCTCCACCGGGATTCCCGGCGGTGGCGAGTGGGTCCCCCGCTCGTCCCCGCAGTGGGCGGAGACGACTCGGCGATCGAACAATCGTTCGCAAGAGTACAGCAGAAACGCCCCGTCGCTGTGACGGGGCGCACACAGTCCACGAGCCTGCACATCACCAGGAGCAGGGGTTTTCCGCCCGGGAGCGCCGCCCGGGGCGCCGGCGCCGGCGCTCAGGCGGCGGCGTACGACGGCTCGAGCTGGCGCCCGATCTCGTCGCGGAGCTTGGCGAGCCCGAGCCGGATGCGGCTCTTGGCCGTGCCGAGCGGCACGCCGGCGCGGCGGGCGATCTGGTCGGCGGTCAGCCCGCCCCAGTAGGCGAGGACGACGGCCTCGCGCTGCGCGTCGGGCAGGACCCGCAGGGCGTCGCGGACGATCCGGCGGTCCCCCTCGCGCTCGGCGACCTGGTCGGGGCGCTGGTCGAAGCGCGGGGCGTCCATCGAGACGACGACCTTGAGGCGGTCCGTCGCGCGGCCGGCGGCCTGCGACTCGCGCCAGAGGTCCAGCGCGCGGCTGCGGGCCATCAGGCGCAGGTAGCTGCCGAGCTCGCCGCGGCGGGCGTCGTACTTGCCCGGGTTGCGCCAAACGCGGAGGAAGACGTCCTGGGCCACGTCCTGGGCCTGGGCGTCGTTGCCGAGGATGCGGTACGCGGCACCGTAGACACCACGGTGGTGCTCTTCGTAGATGCGGGAGAACGTGGTCTGATCGGCGAGGTTCATGGCGGGCGGCTTTCGTTCAGCTGGGGGGAGTGATGCGGAACTACCCGCCACCTTACACAACCATGCACAGAACCTTCAACAAGTTCGTGATTTGTTGTTGAAGGCTTGTGAAACGTTTCGCGTTGCGGACACCGTGCGATCCTTCGCGTCCCATGCGGATCGCACTCGCCCAGCTGAACCTGACGGTCGGCGACCTCCCCGGCAACGAGGAGAGGATCGCCCGCTCGATCGACGAGGCCGCGGCCGCCGGGGCGCAGCTGGTCCTGTTCCCCGAGCTCGCGATCACCGGCTACCCGCCGGAGGACCTCCTGTTCAAGGAGCACTTCCTCGCGGACGCGCGCGCGGCGATCGAGCGGCTCGCCGGCCGCACCCGCGGGATCGTCGCGATCGTCGGCTTCCCCGAGCGGGCGGACGACGTCTACAACGCCGCGGCCGTCCTCGCCGACGGGGCCGTGCAGGGCGTCTACCGCAAGATGCGCCTGCCCAACTACGGGGTCTTCGACGAGGTCCGCTACTTCCAGGCCGGGGACCGCCCGATGATCGTCGACGTCGACGGCGTCCCCGTCGGCCTCACGATCTGCGAGGACCTGTGGGTCCCGGGCCCGCCCGCCACCGACGAGGCGCTCGCCGGCGCGCGCCTGATCATCAACCTCTCCGCCTCCCCCTTCCACGCGGGGAAGGGCGCCGAGCGCGAGCGGATGCTCCAGCAGCGCGCCCGCGACCACCTGGCCCCCGTCGCGTTCTGCGCGCTCGTCGGCGGCCAGGACGAGCTGATCTTCGACGGCCACAGCGTCGTGCTCGACCACGAGGGCCGCGTCGTCGCCCGCGCGCCGCAGTTCGAGGAGACCCTCCTGCTCGCCACCGTCGACACCCGTGCGGCCGGCAACGCGCGCCTGCGCGACACCCGCCCGCGCCTGGCGGTCCGCGAGCACCGTCCGACCGTCGAGACGATCGCGACGCTCACCACGGCCGCCCCGTCGGACGCCACCGGCGGCCCGGCCGCGCCCGCCGACGCCCCCGACGGCACGGTCGCCGCGACGCTGGACGCCGAGGCCGAGGTCTACGGGGCGCTCGTGCTCGGCACGCGCGACTACGTCGGGAAGAACGGCTTCCGCCACGTCGTGCTCGGGCTCTCCGGCGGCATCGACTCGACGC from Paraconexibacter algicola carries:
- a CDS encoding alpha/beta fold hydrolase gives rise to the protein MSERIPIGDRTLHVVQRGSGDPLLLIQGMSGTHASWGEPFLSALDPALATISYDHRGIGRSDPAAEPFSIVDLADDALALLDALGHASAHVMGISMGGMVAQELALKAPERVRSLTLGCTYSGGEGASLAAPETIQRLSEGMMSGDRERAIRTGYEINVSPAFAADEAHWPAFLAMATATPAPIATIMLQMQAIGAHDTLARLGAITAPTLVVHGDADLMLPVANGVLIADAIPGAHLERFADVGHLFWWERPEQTAALVTAHCAGATNPA
- a CDS encoding NAD+ synthase — protein: MRIALAQLNLTVGDLPGNEERIARSIDEAAAAGAQLVLFPELAITGYPPEDLLFKEHFLADARAAIERLAGRTRGIVAIVGFPERADDVYNAAAVLADGAVQGVYRKMRLPNYGVFDEVRYFQAGDRPMIVDVDGVPVGLTICEDLWVPGPPATDEALAGARLIINLSASPFHAGKGAERERMLQQRARDHLAPVAFCALVGGQDELIFDGHSVVLDHEGRVVARAPQFEETLLLATVDTRAAGNARLRDTRPRLAVREHRPTVETIATLTTAAPSDATGGPAAPADAPDGTVAATLDAEAEVYGALVLGTRDYVGKNGFRHVVLGLSGGIDSTLVLLVAVDALGPERVSCVVMPSRYSSDGTQGDARTLAANLGVRQLELPIQGPMVAYEELLAETFADREPDLTEENLQARIRGNLLMALSNKFGWLVLTTGNKSEMSVGYSTLYGDSAGGFAVIKDCPKQLVYALTAWRRRRDAADPVPESIVSRPPSAELRPDQRDDDSLPPYEILDAILEGYVERDLGREQLVARGFPAADVDRVIRLVDLAEYKRRQSPPGIKITPRALGRDRRLPITNRYGG
- a CDS encoding septal ring lytic transglycosylase RlpA family protein, with the translated sequence MKPSVSRSRAVTAAGALSLAVVPATASAQSPQTTAPQATASAAPVSASLHDSHVRYGSRVTVSGRIAQSGTVQPVVLEYRPRGGQWSAVAQDETDKAGRYRLRATVRRNGALRVVLAGRPATAVAAGPTAAAPTTSRELAVRVAAALRTTKVRRDVVAGRAATVSGTVLPAAAGRVVRLQVRRGGTWRTVDRDATSRGGRYALSWRTARIGRMSMRVRVGADRATTATRRTLGRLNVYRRVFVSWYGPGFYGGRTACGQTLGYGTLGVAHKSLPCGTKVTFRLRGRSVTVPVIDRGPYVGGREYDLTGATKRALGFGSTGTVLSTV
- the dinB gene encoding DNA polymerase IV; its protein translation is MSRRIAHLDIDAFYASVELQRRPELRGLPVIVSGDGPRAVVTTASYEARRFGVGSAMPTAQARRLCPDAVLVPPDFEAYRAASRTVMALVRATVDTVEVVGLDEAYLDLTGLFSPKAEMRRLVQRIRETTGLSASVGIGPSKLVAKVASDAEKPRGFLVLEREEAVRRFADASPGLVPGIGPKTVERLAALGIETLAQLAATPDEILADRFGTNQGPWLRRRGAFLDDAPVSEERIAVSESRERTFDVDVREPHEMEEHLRRMAAELCDGLTRQDRRARTIAIKVRLDDWTTVTRARTIPEYTAEPDRVAGVAVELLRAYAPARPVRLLGVRMASFAHEAAANAGRGDQLALEV
- a CDS encoding RNA polymerase sigma factor; this translates as MNLADQTTFSRIYEEHHRGVYGAAYRILGNDAQAQDVAQDVFLRVWRNPGKYDARRGELGSYLRLMARSRALDLWRESQAAGRATDRLKVVVSMDAPRFDQRPDQVAEREGDRRIVRDALRVLPDAQREAVVLAYWGGLTADQIARRAGVPLGTAKSRIRLGLAKLRDEIGRQLEPSYAAA